The Deltaproteobacteria bacterium genome contains the following window.
CGTATTTCAGAATTTCTCGTCGGACCTCCTTGAAATTGGCTACCGGGAATTGCAAACAAAGGCTTCCATCCGATGTATAATAAACCTTTTGGTCATTATGCCAAATCTGTTCGGAGACCCAATTGGCAACCTGGGGGCTGAAACGAAGACATACCTCCATCGATTCCTTGCCGCTCATGACCCCGAAATTCCTGTCCAAATATTCCTTTATAGGTGGAAGATATTCTGGAAGCGGGAGTTCCGGGACAACTTTTTCAATGGTTCGAACCCGGGACAGGGCGAAGTCTCGAAGCGCTTTCTTAAGTCGGCAGAAGGCGATAAGGTGCCAATTTCCTAAATAACAGAAAAGATGCAGAGGACGGATGACCCTTTCGGTCGACTCGTTCTTATGGGGAGAGAAATAATTTATTTTGAGGGTTTCCTCCTGGAAAAGGGCATAAAGGACGGGATGGAAGATGTTTTCATCTACCTTGGAATAAACGACATTTTTTATGGACACCTTTTTCCGGACTTCATCCAGACCTGGGGGTGGATTGACGAAACGGAAAGCAAGGAATTTTTCAAAGGCCTTATCCAGGGAGTCTTTGAGACGGCGATCGGGCATTACAGCGGTAAATCTCAAGGCCAGGCAAAGAGCAAAAAGTTCTTCTTCCTTAAGCCATACAGGAGGAAGCTCAAAGTGCGGGTCTTCGTAGATATAACCTTTTTCCTGGGAATGATAGACAAGAGGTGCCCCCAATCGGTCTCGAATGAATTCGATGTCTCTCTGGGCCTGCTTTTCGGAGACTTCAAAACTCTCAGCCAATTTCCGGGCGTTGGGATATCGGCACCCCTTAATTTGACCATGAAACCAGTAGTATCTTTCATAAGCGAGTTTCTTGCCCATTATGTCTCCTTATCAGTCCAAAGTCCAAGGTCTCAAGTCTAAAGTCTATGGTCCAAAATCCCAGGTCCAGACTCATTTAAATTTGCTGCCTTTAAATTCTGAATGATGGAGGTATTTCATTAGCCCTGAAAGCATCTGGTTGATTTCAATTGTTAAAGTCGACTTTTTTTCTTAACCCCATAATCGGCCTTTTTTTCGGCAACTGAAAATTGTTCCGGACCTTCCTTGTACTGAATCTCCACCCTGATTTTGGCTCCCAATATTTCCGTCACCCGGCGCAGCATGCTTAAAGAATGTCCTTCATAGGAAGGTGACTCCAGTCGGCTGATTTGTTGTTGCGAAGTGCCTACTTTTTCAGCCAGTTCTTTTTGGGACAGGCCGGATTTTTTTCTCAGGGAGGCCAATTGCAAGGCTACATCCCAGGCCTGGCCAGCCTTTTTGAAGCGGTCAGCAAAATCCTCATCCTTTAATTGTTCTTCAAGGTATCGATCAAAATCGGTTTTTCTTTTCATGGCGATTTTCTCTTTTCCCAGTCTTCTTTCCGTGACTTGGCAATTATTAAATCTGCCTCCGAAATTTTTGTGGCCTTATTCCGTATCCCAACGGTAATATAAAATTCTATGCTAAATTTCATAATTATTCAACATCAATATTGATGTAATAAATTATTTATTCCTCCGCCCCAAAAAATAAAAACCCCCACTCCTTTTTGGGAATCGGGGGTTTCGGCCATCCTTTAACCATGCCATATCTCCTTTTGTAGGCAGGCAGCGGTTTATAAGTATTCTATTTTTCTGACACTCTATTTACCAGATTGTGTTTGAAAAATCAACCTGCAATAGTACGAAAATAGATTTTTGGCACGGATTTCACGGATTACACGGTTAAAGCCATGGGGTATCCCACGATCCGTTAAGTCTGGGATGAGGGATGAAATAGCTGATCCGGGTATAATCCCTGTGTCAGGCTTTGTGCCCGACCCGTGCCTAACTAATCCTTTATTTTGCTATAGGCTCCGGGGGACGTACAGGTTTAATAGGTGTAGCTATGGCGGGAAAAGCAATCTGTGATCAGGTGAGGGCTAACCCCGCTCCTTTTCAAGAGCGGGGTTTTTCTTTTTGAAATCCTATGGCAGGATGGGAATCAGGATTTTTTTCTTTTGGCCTCTTCCTCGTCCCGCAAGATTTTTCGCAGGACCTTGCCGACGGCTGATTTGGGCAGGGAATCTCTGAATTCAACCTTCTTGGGTACTTTATAAGCGGCCAGCTTTTCCCGGCAAAAGGTAATGATTTCCTCCTCGCTGGCGGTCTCTCCGGTCTTTAAGACGATGCAGGCCTTAACGGTTTCCCCGCGGTACTGGTCGGGAATTCCTACGGAAACGGCGTCCTGGACCTTGGGATGCTGGAAGAGCACTTCATCGATCTCCCGGGGATAGATATTAAAACCGCCGGCGATGATCATGTCTTTTTTACGGTCGACAATAAAGAGATAGCCGTCTTCGTCCCTGACGGCGATATCGCCGGTATAGAGCCAGCCGTCCTTCAATTGACCGGCTGTTTCCTCCGGTTCTTCCCAATAGCCCTTCATGATCAGAGGACTCTTGATAATAATCTCCCCGGGCTGCCCTTGAGGGACTTCTTCTTTCCCTTCCGCCAGATCCACCAACCGCAGATCCGTATCCGGAAAGGGGATACCGATACTGCCGGTCTTTTTCAGACCCAGGATAGGGCTGGAGGTACCCAGGGAAGTGGTTTCGCTCATGCCCCAGCCTTCCCCGAAATAAATCCCCATATCTTTAACCTGCTCGATGAGTTCCACCGGCATGGGCGCACCGCCGGAATTAAGTAAACCGAGCTTTTTGTCCAACTGGAGTTCCGAGGCCCTGGGATGATTGATCAGGGCGGTGATCAGGGTCGGCACTGTGGGAAAGAAGGTAATTTTTTCGAATTTGGCCAACAGGTCCACCAGTTCATCGATTTGAAAACGGGGGACCAGAATCTGGGTAGCGCAATTCAGGAGGGCGTTATTCATGACCACGATATTGCCGTAGACATGAAAATAGGGGAGTATGGCCAGAAATATCCTCTTTTCCGGGGGAGTGAGGCTCATGGTCGGAGTCCCCCAGAGAGAACACTGCAGGGTGGCCGCTATGACGTTGGCATGGGTCAGGATCGCCCCCTTGGGCAGGCCGGTGGTCCCGCCGGTAAACTGGATCAGGGCCGGGTCTTCCGGATTCACCTGCACTTTCGGGCGCTTGGTGCTGGAACAGTTTTCAATCAAAAGCGAAAAATGGTGCCAGCCTTCCTCCAGATCCAGATCTTTCGGGGTGCTTTGACCAAACCCATTGATAAAATCGGTTACCCTGGTCACAATAACCCGGGGGATGGAGACGGTCTGGCAAAGGGCCTTGATATGGGGAAGGACCATGTCAAAAGTAACCAGGGTGGTGATCCCGGTTTTGGCCGCCAGGGCCTTTAATTCATCCGGGGTATACATAGGGTTCAGATTGACGACAATCGCCCCCAGAGACAAGGCGGCATAATAGGCTATGGGATATTGGGGGCAGTTCGGCAAATGTAATCCTACCCGGTCGCCTTTGGAGATCCCCAAGGCCCCCAGGGCATTGGCCATGCGCAGGACATAGTTCCGCAGCTCATAGAAGGTCATTTCGGTGCCGTAAAAATTGAAAGCGGCTTTGTCCGGAAAGGCATTGGCCGGCAGTTGCAGTAAATCATGGACCGGCAAACGGGGGTAACGGATCGTAGTGGGTACATTGTAATCATAATGTTGGTGCCAGGGGTGTTCCTTTTGCATCTCGTCCTCCTATGGGGTGAAGTAGTGGTCTCTTATGAAAAGAGAGAATTTCTATTGGGACATGGGGGCCTGTTCATGATACCCATTATATTTTCAGAAAAACCGAAAAAACTATTAACCGAGTAGATCTAATGAATCTTTTTTAGACACGGGTAAAGATTTAGAAAGAAATAATATAGGTGGGAAAAGAAAGTCAATATTTTTTTGAATTAGGACGTAGATTTTCGCGGATACCCGCAGATACTTTTTTTAGGCAGGAATTAGAGGAGTAGCCTGGATTCCCGCCTGCGCAGAGATTTTAAAGGGACTTTTTATTTTACAAAAACAATGCGAGTTAATCAATGGTCTCGAATACTTCTAATACTACAGCGACACTTTTCCCGTCATCCCCGAATGTCTTTATCGGTAATCCAGGTTTTTCCAGAAAATGAGAAAACCAAAGTCCCTGGATTCCGCTCCCCGATTTAGACATTCGGGGACAGGCTTTAAAGCCTGCCGGAATGACGGTTAAGGGGCGCATTAGCAAAATGTAGGGTGGGTGGAGTGATAACGGAACCCACCAATTAATGTGGTCCTTACGTCTCCTTCGTTTTTATATAATGGTGGGTTCCGCTCCGCTGCACCCACCCTACCGGAATTTTGCCACAGGATCGACAAAACTTTGTCGATGTTGATTGACTAAGCGCCTAAAATAAGAACTTGAAAGGCCATCTTGATGTTGACAGATAAGCAGGGAAATGGTAAAAAAGTTTTTAATATAGAAATTTGCATTTTGGACGCCAATGAACTCGAATCGGCTGAGGGCCGATCGTGCAGATTGCCAGGATTTAATTTGAGTTTATTTCTTGAATCTGCGGGTATCGGCGAAAATCTGCGTCCTGATTTAAGGGAGGGATGGCCGAGTGGTTTAAGGCGGCGGTCTTGAAAACCGTTTTCCCTCCGGGGAACGGGGGTTCGAATCCCTCTCCCTCCGCCACTCAAAGCTGTCAGCCATTAGGGGTCAGCTTTCGGCTTTTTCCCCTGTTTGCAACTATCTGAATCTGATTACCGTTTAACGGAGAGATGACCGAGTAGGCTTAAGGTGCTCGCCTGCTAAGCGAGTGTAGGGGGAAACCTCTACCGAGGGTTCGAATCCCTCTCTCTCCGCCACTTCTATTTCGGATTTCGGATTTCGGAATTTTATAGAAATCCAGCGAACCTTATTGTAGATAATAGGCATGAGGCAAACAAAGCATGGGGGAAACGGCTAACCTGTCGCCCCTGGCCCCTTGGCCTATAGCCTTCTTTAAGCATCCTGTATCCAAGATGCTGTTCTTTATGGCGTTTTAGCTTTTTGCGGCGGATTTTGGTCCATTTTGGCCTGGCAGATACGGATGTACTCATCCATCTTGGGAGGGTGGGGGGTGTCCGGGAATTTACGGAGGATGCCTTCAAATCTACCCAGAGCCGCTTCGTATTTTTTCCCTTTAAAATAAAATTCTCCGATATAATATTCGTGAGCGACTAAATTTTTCCTGGCGCTGATCAGATTGGTTTGGGCTTGAGAGACATATTCGCTCTTGGGGAAGCCCTTAATCAGGCGTTCGAATTCCTGGACGGCCTGGGAGGCATAACTCTGATCCCGGTCGATGGTCGGCATCTGTTTAAAATAACACAGGGCCTGTTGAAAGATGACATAAGGAATGATTTCATTGGCCGGATGCAGTTTTTCGAATTCTTTGTAGGCCGCAACAGCCAGGTCATAATCTTTATTTAAAAAATAACTATCGGCTAATTTGATCTCGGCCACGATGGCATATTGATTGTAAGGGAAGCGATCCTTGATTTTTTGGAAGGCTTCTATGGCCTTGTCGTATCGATTGCGCTGATAGGCATCCATGCCCTCCATAATCAGGGAATCCGCGGTCCGTTCCAACTCTTTGGAAGCTTCGCTTTTAAAAAGCCCGCAGCCATTTAAGAGGAAAAGGCCCCCCCCAACTAAGAAAAAAATCAGGTAATACCACGAAAATAATGCCGGGGAAGTCTTTTTCATAGGGTCTCCAGGTACCTCTCGACGGCCATAACCGCAGTGGCACCATCTCCAACAGCCGTGGAGATTTGTCTTAATAGTTTTCGACGGACATCTCCAGCGGCAAATATCCCCCGGATGGAAGTGGCCAGTCGTTCATTGGTTTTGATAAATCCTTGAGGGTCCAAGGCTAAAGTCTCTTTCAACCAACCCGTGTTGGGCTGGATACCGACAAAAATGAATAACCCCTTGACCGCGATGGTCCGGGCCGGTGAACCGTCTACCATTTTGATCCGGACCTCTTCCACCTGGCCGGTTCCCTGGATGGATTCCACCTCGGCATTCCAAACAGGCTGGATAATCGGTTCATTCAGGGCTTTTTCCTGTAGGATCCGGCAGGCCCGAAGTTGATCCCTGCGATGGATCAGGTATAACTTTTTGGCAAAACGGGTTAAAAAAAGGGCCTCCTGAACGGCAGTGTCTCCGCCACCGACCACGGCGATCTCTTCATCCCTGTAAAAAGGGCCGTCACAGGTGGCGCAGTAAGAGACCCCTTTGCCGCCAAAGAGGTTTTCTCCTGGAACGCCCAATTTTTTATAAGCCGCCCCACTGGCGATGATCAAGGCCCTGGCCTTATAGGTCCCCTGAGTGCCCTGGATTATTTTTTCAGGACCCTGGAGCGACAGGGAGATGATTTCATCATTGATAACCGGCAGTTCGAATCGTTCGGCTTGTTTGCGCATCCTTTCGACCAGGTCAAAACCGGATATCCCTTCAGGAAACCCCGGATAATTATCTACCCAGTCGGTAGATAAAACCTGGCCCCCCGGTATCAGCCTTTCAATGAGAATGGTCTTCAGCCGTGAACGCCGGGCATACAGACCGGCGGTTAACCCGGCAGGACCTCCCCCCACTATGATCAGATCGTAGATGGAATTTTCCACGGCCGGGCTTACAGGGTCTTTTTAATAGCGGTTTCTAAGGTGGTTTTGGAAACCGCTCCGGTTATCTGTTCGGCCACGGCCCCGTTTTTAAATAAGATCAGGGTGGGGATGGCGCGTATCCCATATTGTCCCGGTATTTTGGGGTTTTCATCGACATTTAATTTGCCTACTTTAAGTTGTCCTTGAAACTGAGAGGCCAGCTCCTCCACTGCCGGGGCAATCGCCCGGCAGGGGCCGCACCAGGCAGCCCAGAAGTCAACCAATGCCGGAGTGGAAGCTTCCAATATTTCTTTTTGAAAATTCTCGTCGGTTACTTCGGTGATATTTTTTTCAGCCATGGGTGCTCCCTTCTGTATTCTGTGGGTAAACAGGTTGGATTGTAAAAGTATGAAGAATTCTAATTCCCTTTCGCTCTTTTGTCAATACTTACCCAAATTTCTTAAGGAAAAATTTTGACTTTAGCTGCAATTTTAGTTAAAAGTTTTATTTCATCCCTATTCGGGAAAAGGAGATCATTATGGAAGAATTCAGACGTATGAACCGCCTGCCCCCCTATGTTTTTGCTACCGTCAATGCTTTAAAGATGGAGCTCAGGCGGCAGGGTGAAGATATTATCGACCTTGGAATGGGGAATCCTGACCTGGCCACCCCGAAACATATCGTGGATAAGCTCAGAGAAGCGGCCCTTAAATCGCATAACCATCGTTATTCGGCTTCCAGGGGGATCACCCGGTTGAGAACGGCCATCTGCGATTGGTATAAAAGGCGTTACCAGGTGGAACTGGACCCGGAGTCCGAAGCTATTGTCACCATCGGGGCCAAGGAAGGGATATCCCATCTGGTTTTGGCCACGACCAGCCCGGGGGATGTGGTTTTTGCCCCTGATCCCACCTACCCGATCCACCCCTTTTCGGTTATTATTGCCGGAGGGGATTTAAGGAGCATCCCTTTAAGCCATGATCGGGATTTTTTTGAGGATCTTTTGGCGGCCACCAGGCAGACCTGGCCGAGCCCCAAAATGTTGATCATTTCCTTTCCCCACAATCCGACCACCATGGTGGTGGACCTTAATTTTTTTAAGAAGATTGTGGACTTTGCAAAAGAACACCACATGATGGTCATTCATGACTTTGCCTATGCCGATCTGGTATTTGACGGCTACAAGGCCCCCAGTTTTATGCAGGTTCCCGGAGCCAAGGATGTCGGGGTGGAGCTTTTTTCTTTATCAAAAAGTTACAGCATGGCCGGCTGGCGGATGGGGTTTGCTGTAGGAAACCCCGATTTGATCCATGCCCTGACCCGGATAAAAAGCTATCTGGACTACGGGGTTTTTCAGCCAATCCAGATTGCCTCCATCATTGCCTTAAACGGGCCCCAGGAGTGCGTCCAGGAGATCGTGGGCACCTACAAGGAAAGAAGAGATACCCTGATTCGAGGGTTGAACCGGATCGGCTGGAAAATGGAAAAACCCAAAGGGACCATGTTCGTCTGGTCCAAGATCCCGGAGCCCTTCAGAAAAATGGGTTCGGTGGAATTTTCTAAATATCTTATCCGAGAGGGAAAGGTAGCGGTATCTCCGGGACGGGGTTTCGGAGAATACGGGGATGAATATGTCCGATTCGCCCTGGTCGAAAACTCCCATCGGATTAAACAGGCTATTCGCGGCATCAAAAAGGCTTTGAATAAAGGGTAAGGGACCTTCGGGGGACTCATGAAAACAATTCAAATCGGTTTAATCGGTTTTGGGACGGTAGGGACCGGGGTGGTCAAAATACTGCTTGAAAAAGAGGCCTTTCTTTCCTCCCTGGTCGGCAGGCCTTTGAAATTAAAAAGGATCGCCGATCTGGATATAAACCGGGACCGGGGGGTCCTGGTGCCTGAAGGCATTCTGGTGGATCAGGCCGATCAAATCCTCAATGACCCGGACATCTCGATCGTAATTGAACTGATCGGAGGTCTGGAACCGGCCAGGAGTTTAATTTTAAAGGCCCTGGAAAAAGGAAAACACGTCGTAACGGCCAACAAGGCCCTTCTGGCCCACAAAGGGGAGGAAATCTTCCAAAAGGCCGGAGAGTGTAAATTGGATATCGGTTTTGAGGCCAGTGTCTGCGGCGGCATCCCGGTTATTCTGGCCCTGCAGCAAGGGTTGGTGGCCAATGAAATCGAAAGCATCCTGGGGATCTTTAACGGGACCTCTAATTTTATCCTGACCCGGATGACCGAAGATGGACTGCTTTATCCGGAGGCCTTGAAAGAGGCCCAGCAAAGGGGGTTTGCCGAGGCCGACCCGACCCTGGATGTGGAAGGCATGGACACGGTTCATAAACTTTCTATTTTGATGCATTTGGCCTATGGGGCTCCATTGAATCCTGAGGCTATTTTTGTAGAGGGCATAACGCGAATCGGCCCTTTGGATATCGACTTTGCCCGGGAATTCGGTTATGGCATCAAGCTCCTGGCCATCTGCCGCAAGGATGGAGGCTTTTTGGAGGCCAGGGTCCATCCGACCATGATCCCCAAAGGACACATGCTGGCTAATGTCAAGGGGGCCTATAATGCCCTTTATATCTGCGGCGATTCGGTGGGAGATATTTTGCTTTACGGCCAGGGGGCCGGTATGATGCCGACCGGCAGTGCCGTGGTCAGTGATCTGGTCAATATAGGCCGAAATATTAACAAGGGGATCACCCAAAGGATCCCGCCGGGCTTTTCGGCCCCGGGTTATAAAGAAAAAGGGTTGACCTTAAAGCCCTTTACCGAGGTGAACACCCGTTATTATTTCCGGTTTTCCGCCCTGGATCGACCCGGAGTCCTTTCCAAAATAGCCGGTATTCTGGGGGCCCATAAGATCAGTATTGCTTCGGTAATCCAGAAGGGAAGAAAACTTGAAGGACCGGTCCCGATCGTCATGCTGACCCATGAGGCTAAAGAGTCCGGGGTCCAGAAGGCCATCCGGGAAATTGATCGTATGGAGGATATTACCGATCAAACCGTGATCGTCCGGGTGGAAAATTAAATTTTATGTAACACTCTTAGTTGTTTTAAAAGAGGGGTTTTCTTCACCGCAAAGGCGCGAAGAACGCAGAGAGAATTATCTTTGTTCAATCCCGTGAGAGGCGGGATTGAACAAAACAACCCTGGATTCCGGCCGGAAGGGCCTACACCTCGGAGGGAAGCGAAAGCTTTTCCCTTTCTGTCCTCTCAACAGAAAGGGAAAATTATCCTCTCTTCTTTGCGCCCTTTGTGGCTCTGCGGTGAAAATTGTTTTTCAAAAAGCTAAACTGATACGACTTTAAGTTGAAAGCGTTTAAATGAGTTTTACAAACAGAAAATATTGCATTTTGGTCGGGGATGGCATGGGGGATTACCCCCAGGAGGCCCTGGACGGAAAAACTCCCCTGGAAGCGGCTCAGACCCCTCATATGGATAGAGTGGCCTCCCAGGGGATTATGGGTTGGGCCCAGACTGTTCCCCCTGATTGTGAACCGGGAAGTGATATCGCCAACCTCTCACTTTTGGGTTATGATCCATCGGTATACCATACCGGCCGTGCCCCGTTGGAGGCGATCAGTCTGGGGATCCGGTTAGGGGAGGAGGACGTGGCCTTCCGGTGTAATCTGGTGCATCTGGATCAGCGGGCCGATGATGGGGTGGTGATGGACTCCTATAGTGCCGGCCATATTACCACCGAGGAAGCCGGTCTTTTAATTAAAGACCTAAACGCCTTCCTGGCTCATCCCACCAGGGCCTTTTATCCCGGGGTCAGTTATCGCCATATCCTGGTTTGGAACGGGGCCGATCCATTGGCTAAAACGCTGCCCCCTCATGACCTGACCGGCCAGGATGTGACCAACTATTTGAATTCCAAAGGGGATTTGGGGCCGATTGTGGAACTGATCCGTCGTTCCTGGCCTTTTCTGGAGCAACACTCCATTAACAGGTCCAGAAAGGAGCGGGATTTGTTGACGGCCAACTCTATTTGGTTATGGGGCCAGGGAAGAACCCCGGCCATGCCTTCTTTCCCGGAAAGATTCGGTCTCCGTGGGGGAGTGATCTCGGCCGTTGATCTGCTGAAAGGGATTGGATTGTCGGCCGGTCTGGATGCCCTGTTTGTGGAAGGGATCACCGGCTATTTAGATACCAATTATCTGGGGAAGGCGGAGAAGGCCCTGACTTTCCTGGACGATAAAGACCTGGTCTATGTCCATGTGGAAGCACCGGATGAGGCTTCTCATGAGGGAAGTCTGGAGAAAAAGATCCAGGCCATCGAGGCCTTCGATCGGGAGGTGGTGGGACCGGTCCTCAAAGGGCTTGACCGATTCGAAGCCTATTCCCTGCTGATCATTACCGACCATTTTACCCCCCTTCAGGTGATGACCCACACCCGTGAACCGGTTCCTTTAGCGGTCCTGCACTCCGAAGACCGCTCCGGCCTTTTCCGGAAAAGGGGTTTTTCTGAAAGATCGGCTTTTGAGGGAGAGGTTTCCTTCCCAAAGGGAGATCAACTCATGTCCTGGTTTTTGGGGGACCGGCAGGGATCAGGGATCGGGGGTCAGGGATCGGGGGTCGGCGAAAGACATTTTCATTCTTCGTAGTGCCCGACCCGGGCATGAGCGCTTAGTAAGAAAATAAAGATGCAAGATGCAGGTTTCAAGTTTCAAGTGAGAAAAACCTTGGACCCCTTATTCGTTGCGCCCCATTGGATGCATGTGGGATTTAGTTCGAAAATAGAGTTCGAGTTCAATTCATCAACTGCGCTATTTTTATGATTCGTGGTGTCACGCCACTATCGTGGCATGAGGGTTTATTATGAAATATTTCCAAACGACTTACCGGGTCATCTACGGCGATGTGGACTCCATGCAGGTGGCCTATTATGCCAATTATCTGCGCTGGTTCGAGATCGGCCGAACGGAGTTGATCCGGCATCTGGGACTTTCCTATGCCGAGATAGAGTCCAGGGGATATCGGTTGCCGGTGACCGAGGCCTACTGTAAATATGCCAAGTCGGCCCGTTATGATGAAATATTATTGATCAACACCGGGGTCGGTTTTATCCGAAAGGCTTCTATGCGCTTTGATTACCGGATAGTAAACCAGGAAAACGATTTGCTGGTTCAGGGATATACGGTCCATGCCTGTTTGGACCGGGACGGAAAACTGGTTCGACTCCCGGAAGCGCTATTTCCCCTTCTGGAAAATTGGAAATAAAAATATTTTATGGTTGACAAAAATTTTTTTGTCAGTTAAATTGAATATTTTAAAATTTCTGGTGAGGAAATAGCCATGTATGCCATTATTCAAACCGGGGGAAAACAATATCAAGTAGCCCCTGGAGACGTGATCCGAATCGAATCCCTGGGGGGAGAAAAAGGGGATGCGGTATCGATACCCAAGGTTTTATTCGTTGCCCGGGAGCAGGATATTTTAGTGGGTAAACCCTATTTGGAAGGGGTTTCCGTGGTGGGGGAAATTCTTCACCAGGGACGTGATCGAAAGATATTAATTTTTAAGCATAAAAGAAGAAAAGGGTATCGGAAATTGGTCGGACACCGGCAACCCTATACCCAGTTCAAAATAAAAGAAATTCAAGGGATTTAAAGGGGTTTTTATGGCACATAAAAAAGCCGGCGGCAGTTCCAGAAACGGCCGGGACAGCGCGGGACATCGTTTTGGGATAAAGCGTTATGCCGGCCAGAGGGTCAAGGCCGGGAATATCCTGGTCCGACAGGTAGGCACCAAATTTCACCCCGGAGAAAATGTGGGTTTGGGGAAAGATTTCACCCTCTTTGCCAAAATAGAGGGTGTGGTGACCTTCGAGCGGTGGGGAAAAGATCGAAAAAGGATAAGCATTTATTAAAGTTCCCCCTTTCCTGGACCAGGAAGAAATTAGCTCCATTCTGATTCTAATCTTTCCAATCTACCCAGGTACCCGACCATAAAGGGTAGGGAATACACTCGCCAGATATCTTTGAAATTTTTTGATGAGGCCAAGATTTTTGTTCGATCCGGTGACGGGGGTAATGGCTGTTTAAGCTTCCGCAGAGAACGCTTTAAGCCCTATGGAGGTCCGGATGGCGGCGATGGGGGCAAGGGCGGCGACGTTTTGATTACGGCCACCTCCCAGGTCCAGTCCTTACTGGATTTTCATTTTCGGCAGCATTTTAAGGCCCCTAAAGGTACCCATGGCCAGGGGAATGAGCGAAACGGCCGAAAAGGTCTGGACCTTCGCATCCTCGTTCCTTTAGGGACCCTGGTCCGAGAGGCCGAAACAGGCCAGTTTTTAGCGGATTTGACCACCGAAGGGCAGACGATAGTTGCCGCTCAGGGAGGAAGAGGGGGCAAGGGGAATAAACACTTTGCCACCGCCACCCATCGAACCCCGAGATTTGCCCAAAAAGGGGAGCCCGGCCAGGAGGCCTGGCTGTTCCTGGAGTTGAAAGTACTGGCCCATGTGGGGCTGGTGGGCCTGCCCAATGCCGGAAAATCGACCCTCCTATCGCGGCTTTCAGCCGCCAAACCTAAGATATCCGACTATCCCTTTACTACCCTGTCCCCGAATTTAGGGATTCTTGAAAACGACCAGGGCCATCGCCTGACCATAGCCGATATCCCAGGGGTAATCGCCGGGGCCAGCCAGGGGGCCGGTTTGGGACTCAAATTCCTCAAACACATTGAACGAACCCTGATTCTGGTATTTCTCATTGACGGCTCTTTACCAGGGGAGGAACCTTTTTTTGCCTATCAAACCCTGATTAAAGAAATGGAGACTTTTAATCCCGCCCTCCTGGAAAAACCCCGGTTGGTGGTGGTTAATAAAATGGACCTGTCCTTATCGAAAACGAATTTCGAAAGGATAAAAAAGAAGTTCAAAAAACACCGGTTGGAGGTAATCCCCCTAGCGGCCAAAACCGGAGAAGGTATCCCCTTATTAATCCAGCACCTTTTTAATACCATTGTACCTGAAGACCATGGAAAAACAGACCGGATTGACAGAACAACGGAAAGCCCTGATTAAAGGGGTAAGAAAGATCGTTATAAAAATAGGTAGTGCCGTCCTGACCGAGAAAGGGACCTTACACCGCCCTACCATTGCCCGCTTAGCGGATGAGATCGCTTTTTTGAGGGAGAAAGGGTATCAAACGGCCATCGTCAGTTCCGGCGCCATTGCTTCCGGGGTGGGCCGAATGGGGATGAGTCGGAAACCGGTCACCATTCCCCAGAAACAAGCGGTAGCGGCCATCGGGCAG
Protein-coding sequences here:
- a CDS encoding homoserine dehydrogenase; this translates as MKTIQIGLIGFGTVGTGVVKILLEKEAFLSSLVGRPLKLKRIADLDINRDRGVLVPEGILVDQADQILNDPDISIVIELIGGLEPARSLILKALEKGKHVVTANKALLAHKGEEIFQKAGECKLDIGFEASVCGGIPVILALQQGLVANEIESILGIFNGTSNFILTRMTEDGLLYPEALKEAQQRGFAEADPTLDVEGMDTVHKLSILMHLAYGAPLNPEAIFVEGITRIGPLDIDFAREFGYGIKLLAICRKDGGFLEARVHPTMIPKGHMLANVKGAYNALYICGDSVGDILLYGQGAGMMPTGSAVVSDLVNIGRNINKGITQRIPPGFSAPGYKEKGLTLKPFTEVNTRYYFRFSALDRPGVLSKIAGILGAHKISIASVIQKGRKLEGPVPIVMLTHEAKESGVQKAIREIDRMEDITDQTVIVRVEN
- a CDS encoding cofactor-independent phosphoglycerate mutase yields the protein MSFTNRKYCILVGDGMGDYPQEALDGKTPLEAAQTPHMDRVASQGIMGWAQTVPPDCEPGSDIANLSLLGYDPSVYHTGRAPLEAISLGIRLGEEDVAFRCNLVHLDQRADDGVVMDSYSAGHITTEEAGLLIKDLNAFLAHPTRAFYPGVSYRHILVWNGADPLAKTLPPHDLTGQDVTNYLNSKGDLGPIVELIRRSWPFLEQHSINRSRKERDLLTANSIWLWGQGRTPAMPSFPERFGLRGGVISAVDLLKGIGLSAGLDALFVEGITGYLDTNYLGKAEKALTFLDDKDLVYVHVEAPDEASHEGSLEKKIQAIEAFDREVVGPVLKGLDRFEAYSLLIITDHFTPLQVMTHTREPVPLAVLHSEDRSGLFRKRGFSERSAFEGEVSFPKGDQLMSWFLGDRQGSGIGGQGSGVGERHFHSS
- the alaC gene encoding alanine transaminase; this translates as MEEFRRMNRLPPYVFATVNALKMELRRQGEDIIDLGMGNPDLATPKHIVDKLREAALKSHNHRYSASRGITRLRTAICDWYKRRYQVELDPESEAIVTIGAKEGISHLVLATTSPGDVVFAPDPTYPIHPFSVIIAGGDLRSIPLSHDRDFFEDLLAATRQTWPSPKMLIISFPHNPTTMVVDLNFFKKIVDFAKEHHMMVIHDFAYADLVFDGYKAPSFMQVPGAKDVGVELFSLSKSYSMAGWRMGFAVGNPDLIHALTRIKSYLDYGVFQPIQIASIIALNGPQECVQEIVGTYKERRDTLIRGLNRIGWKMEKPKGTMFVWSKIPEPFRKMGSVEFSKYLIREGKVAVSPGRGFGEYGDEYVRFALVENSHRIKQAIRGIKKALNKG
- the rpmA gene encoding 50S ribosomal protein L27, with translation MAHKKAGGSSRNGRDSAGHRFGIKRYAGQRVKAGNILVRQVGTKFHPGENVGLGKDFTLFAKIEGVVTFERWGKDRKRISIY
- the rplU gene encoding 50S ribosomal protein L21: MYAIIQTGGKQYQVAPGDVIRIESLGGEKGDAVSIPKVLFVAREQDILVGKPYLEGVSVVGEILHQGRDRKILIFKHKRRKGYRKLVGHRQPYTQFKIKEIQGI
- a CDS encoding acyl-CoA thioesterase, whose product is MKYFQTTYRVIYGDVDSMQVAYYANYLRWFEIGRTELIRHLGLSYAEIESRGYRLPVTEAYCKYAKSARYDEILLINTGVGFIRKASMRFDYRIVNQENDLLVQGYTVHACLDRDGKLVRLPEALFPLLENWK